In Catharus ustulatus isolate bCatUst1 chromosome 31, bCatUst1.pri.v2, whole genome shotgun sequence, the following proteins share a genomic window:
- the MYL6 gene encoding myosin light polypeptide 6 isoform X1, with product MCDFSEEQTAEFKEAFQLFDRTGDGKILYSQCGDVMRALGQNPTNAEVMKVLGNPKSDEMNVKTLSFEQFLPMMQTIAKNKDQGCFEDYVEGLRVFDKEGNGTVMGAEIRHVLVTLGEKMTEEEVEQLVAGHEDSNGCINYEAFVRHILSG from the exons TGCGATTTCTCGGAGGAGCAGACCGCGG AGTTCAAGGAGGCGTTCCAGCTCTTTGACCGCACGGGCGATGGGAAGATCCTGTACAGCCAGTGCGGGGACGTGATGCGGGCGCTGGGCCAGAACCCCACCAACGCCGAGGTCATGAAGGTGCTGGGCAACCCCAAGAGCGATG AGATGAACGTGAAGACGCTGAGCTTCGAGCAGTTCCTGCCCATGATGCAGACCATCGCCAAGAACAAGGACCAGGGCTGCTTCGAGGATTACGTGGAGGGGCTGAGGGTGTTCGACAAGGAGGGCAACGGCACCGTCATGGGGGCTGAGATTCGCCACGTCCTCGTCACCCTGG GTGAGAAGATGAcggaggaggaggtggagcaGCTCGTGGCCGGACACGAGGACAGCAACGGCTGCATCAACTACGAGG CCTTTGTGCGACACATCTTGTCAGGGTGA
- the MYL6 gene encoding myosin light polypeptide 6 isoform X2, with protein sequence MCDFSEEQTAEFKEAFQLFDRTGDGKILYSQCGDVMRALGQNPTNAEVMKVLGNPKSDEMNVKTLSFEQFLPMMQTIAKNKDQGCFEDYVEGLRVFDKEGNGTVMGAEIRHVLVTLGEKMTEEEVEQLVAGHEDSNGCINYEELVRMVLSG encoded by the exons TGCGATTTCTCGGAGGAGCAGACCGCGG AGTTCAAGGAGGCGTTCCAGCTCTTTGACCGCACGGGCGATGGGAAGATCCTGTACAGCCAGTGCGGGGACGTGATGCGGGCGCTGGGCCAGAACCCCACCAACGCCGAGGTCATGAAGGTGCTGGGCAACCCCAAGAGCGATG AGATGAACGTGAAGACGCTGAGCTTCGAGCAGTTCCTGCCCATGATGCAGACCATCGCCAAGAACAAGGACCAGGGCTGCTTCGAGGATTACGTGGAGGGGCTGAGGGTGTTCGACAAGGAGGGCAACGGCACCGTCATGGGGGCTGAGATTCGCCACGTCCTCGTCACCCTGG GTGAGAAGATGAcggaggaggaggtggagcaGCTCGTGGCCGGACACGAGGACAGCAACGGCTGCATCAACTACGAGG AGCTGGTCCGGATGGTGCTGAGCGGCtga